TATAGTAAGAATGTCAATATATTATCAAGGAATATTATCAATGAATTATATGAATGAAATACTAAGATTATGAAAAAAAATTAAAAGTAAGTTATATTTCAATTAAACATTTTTCAATTCTTTTCAAACCTTCCTTTATTAATTTTTCATCAAGTGCATAACTAAGCCTAATTCTACCTGGGGCCCCAAACCAATCACCTAAGTAGACTATCACCTTGTATTTTGTATATAGCTTCCAAACAAATTCTTTTGCCCTAGGAACGGTTGGTAATACGTAGAAAGCTCCTTCTGGTTTCCATAAATCAAGTCCTATATCTAATAGCCCCTGATATATTAAGTCTCTTCTTTTTCTCCAAACTCCCAATTGCTGTTGAATATAGCTTTCTGGAGCTTTCATTGCTCCTAAGGCTATATCTTGGCCTACTAAATTTGTATTCATAGAAGTATGAGTTTTCATTGCTATTACTTTTTCTATGAAATTCTGATCACTACTCCATAGATAACCTACACGCACACCACACATTGCATAGGTTTTTGAAAAAGAATTAACTGTTATTACATGATCACCACTTATTATATAATTTTCTCTATCATAAATTATATCTTTATAAACTTCATCTGATACTACATATATACCCAGTTCCCTTGTTATTTTTTCTATTTCTTTTAAACTTGCTACATCCTCAACTCTACCTGTAGGATTAGATGGGGAATTTATCAAGACTGCTTTGCAATCTTTAACTTTTTCTTTAAAATCTTCTAAATTTATTCTGCCATCTTTTAATTCTGTGTAGACGGGCTCCATACCTGCATATTCTAAGATTGGTGGATACGAATAATAATAAGGTTTAGGTACTAAGACTTTCCCTTTTTCCATAACTCTAAATATTAAATCAAGAGCTTCCGAAGCGCCATTAGTTATTACGAAATTTTCTGCAGTTGACCAAGGGTACTCTGCTGCTAACCCCTCTCTTAATTCCTGAACTCCCTGAATTAAACCATATCTGAGGTCACACCTGATATTTACTCCTGATATAGCTTCCTCTGGTGGTGGCAAGTCTGGCTGCCCCGAACCAAAACTAATTATTTCGTTACTCTGTTTTCCAATAAAAATTGCGGGACTTTCTAATTTTATTTCTCTACTCATTTTATCTACTCCCTTCTAAAAAAAATATATTAATCTCATTTTACATGACTTAGAAAATGAATACAAGTATTTTTTTCCTATAATTATTTTTTACTTTCTTGACAGCATTAAGAAAAAGTATTAAAATTAAAAGGAATTATAAATTTGCTTTCGGGGCAGGGTGAAATTCCTGACCGGTGGTAATGCTTCTTAAATTAGAGAAGACGAGTCCAACAGCCTCAACAGTTGATCTGGTTAGATCCCAGAACCGACAGTATAGTCTGAATGAGCGGAAGCACATACATAAAATACTTATTTCAAGCCTGCTTAGCTTTTACTTCACACAATAAGCTAATTTGGTCATGCTATGCCGAAATAAAGCAATATTAGTGAATTCACTAGTACTGGGCCTTACCATACTTTTATAATGGGTAAGACAGAATTTTGTAAGGCATTTATAGCCTTCCATGGGTGCTGGAAGATTTTCGTTACTCTTTCAGCAACTGGCTAAGCAAAAACAATCATGGATTTAAGGTATATAATGTATGCTGCTCTCTTGGGCCCTGATATTTTTTT
The genomic region above belongs to Halanaerobiaceae bacterium ANBcell28 and contains:
- a CDS encoding pyridoxal phosphate-dependent aminotransferase gives rise to the protein MSREIKLESPAIFIGKQSNEIISFGSGQPDLPPPEEAISGVNIRCDLRYGLIQGVQELREGLAAEYPWSTAENFVITNGASEALDLIFRVMEKGKVLVPKPYYYSYPPILEYAGMEPVYTELKDGRINLEDFKEKVKDCKAVLINSPSNPTGRVEDVASLKEIEKITRELGIYVVSDEVYKDIIYDRENYIISGDHVITVNSFSKTYAMCGVRVGYLWSSDQNFIEKVIAMKTHTSMNTNLVGQDIALGAMKAPESYIQQQLGVWRKRRDLIYQGLLDIGLDLWKPEGAFYVLPTVPRAKEFVWKLYTKYKVIVYLGDWFGAPGRIRLSYALDEKLIKEGLKRIEKCLIEI